One window of the Pseudomonas sp. S04 genome contains the following:
- a CDS encoding pentapeptide repeat-containing protein codes for MNYLPLLLLLSLTPAHADDGDDTPLIINGCTIADHSQCPGANLRGANLSNQDLRNMNLSGADLRDADLRHARLDLANLEKAQLQGANLTRASLQQSNLRLADFTGATLLAVQGWGLFAQGAQFQDANLGGAYLQFARLSGAKLHNANLRAADLEMTWLSKADLQGANLSDANLQEAKFGESNLAQANLSGSRQHYGNFQDANMEGCVGCPTTWDK; via the coding sequence ATGAACTATCTACCTCTGCTGCTTCTCCTGAGCCTCACCCCCGCCCACGCCGACGACGGTGACGACACCCCGCTGATCATCAACGGCTGCACCATCGCCGACCACAGCCAATGCCCCGGCGCCAATCTGCGTGGCGCCAACCTGAGCAACCAGGACTTGCGCAACATGAACCTCAGCGGCGCCGACCTGCGCGATGCCGATCTGCGCCACGCCCGCCTGGACCTGGCCAACCTGGAAAAGGCCCAACTGCAAGGCGCTAACCTGACTCGCGCCAGCCTGCAACAAAGCAACCTGCGCCTGGCCGACTTCACCGGCGCGACACTGCTGGCGGTCCAGGGCTGGGGCCTGTTTGCCCAAGGCGCGCAATTCCAGGACGCCAACCTGGGCGGCGCCTACCTGCAATTCGCCCGCCTGTCCGGCGCCAAGCTGCACAACGCCAACCTGCGCGCCGCCGACCTGGAAATGACCTGGCTGAGCAAGGCCGACCTGCAAGGCGCCAACCTCAGCGACGCCAACCTGCAGGAAGCCAAGTTCGGCGAAAGCAACCTGGCCCAGGCCAACCTCAGCGGCTCGCGCCAGCATTACGGCAACTTTCAGGATGCGAACATGGAGGGGTGTGTCGGTTGCCCAACGACCTGGGATAAATGA
- a CDS encoding response regulator has product MNILLVDDHAVVRQGYASLLRALLPAIEVREAATGEEALSRVQEALPNLVIMDFGLPGISGLETTRRLRQRLPQLRVLFFSMHDELPLVRQALDAGASGYLTKSSAPEVLIEAVRRILAGHAYIEQPLATQLACHPQQDASDPRLQSMTQRELEIFVMLAKGTPARLIAEQLSISSKTVSNHLTLLKSKLQVSSHAELVHLGIDMGVVRVAS; this is encoded by the coding sequence ATGAACATTTTGCTGGTCGATGATCACGCGGTAGTCCGCCAAGGCTACGCCAGCCTGTTGCGGGCGTTGTTGCCGGCGATCGAAGTGCGCGAAGCGGCCACCGGCGAGGAGGCGTTGAGCCGGGTCCAGGAGGCGCTGCCGAACCTGGTGATCATGGACTTTGGCCTGCCGGGCATCAGTGGCCTGGAAACCACCCGCCGCCTGCGCCAGCGCTTGCCGCAACTGCGGGTGCTGTTTTTCAGCATGCACGATGAACTGCCGCTGGTGCGCCAGGCCCTCGATGCCGGGGCGTCGGGCTACCTGACCAAAAGCTCGGCGCCTGAGGTGTTGATCGAGGCGGTGCGCCGGATTCTCGCCGGTCACGCCTATATCGAGCAGCCCCTGGCTACCCAGTTGGCGTGCCACCCGCAACAGGACGCCAGCGATCCGCGCCTGCAAAGCATGACCCAGCGTGAACTGGAGATCTTCGTGATGCTCGCCAAAGGCACCCCGGCACGGCTGATTGCCGAGCAGTTGAGCATCAGCAGCAAGACTGTTTCCAACCACCTGACCTTGCTCAAGAGCAAGCTGCAGGTCAGCTCTCATGCCGAACTGGTGCACCTGGGGATTGATATGGGGGTGGTGCGGGTGGCGAGCTGA
- a CDS encoding sensor histidine kinase, translating to MSALWRINLWVCGFFALVTLGCMGLLLHQALADVERELQSAEAVVEYLSESAARDPVSLQPRLTEGLRHVRVRWLQPGEAAQAPAHKGMDAWLARLLFAERLHSPRLLDLRDGRRVQIALDPRDELDEVWDSVQQLLGLCALALLVSLVSIRWAVRRGTSLLDELLRALQQVCAGQLKVRLRGTGLAEARQLAQQFNRMTEALEQAHADNARLTRTLLAVQEQERTHLAQTLHDDLGQYLAGIRAQACLLRLVANQPQTIERTVRELEHNCEHLQQGFRALVQDLYPVVLQHLPLSAAVGLLVQQWQTRQGIDCRLRVSADLPLLSAPHQTHLYRLLQEALTNIARHAGASQVRVRLHHCGGRLRVLVRDNGRGAQQPQQPGVGLYSMFERARCLGGELRIISQPGAGWALALSMPLEVS from the coding sequence GTGTCGGCCCTGTGGCGGATCAACCTGTGGGTCTGCGGCTTTTTTGCCCTGGTGACCCTGGGGTGCATGGGCTTGCTGCTGCATCAGGCGCTGGCAGATGTCGAGCGGGAACTGCAGTCGGCAGAAGCGGTGGTCGAGTATTTGAGCGAAAGCGCCGCACGCGACCCGGTCAGCCTGCAGCCCCGGCTGACCGAAGGTCTGCGTCACGTGCGGGTACGCTGGTTGCAGCCGGGGGAGGCGGCACAGGCTCCGGCGCACAAAGGCATGGATGCCTGGCTCGCCCGACTGCTGTTTGCCGAGCGCCTGCACAGCCCCCGTCTGCTTGATCTGCGTGACGGCCGGCGGGTACAAATTGCCCTGGACCCGCGGGACGAACTCGATGAAGTCTGGGACTCGGTGCAGCAACTGCTCGGCCTGTGCGCCCTGGCGTTGCTCGTCAGCCTGGTCAGTATTCGCTGGGCGGTACGCCGTGGCACGAGCCTGCTCGATGAGTTGTTGCGGGCCTTGCAGCAAGTGTGCGCTGGCCAGCTCAAGGTCCGTCTGCGCGGTACCGGCTTGGCGGAAGCGCGCCAACTGGCCCAGCAGTTCAACCGCATGACCGAGGCACTGGAACAGGCCCATGCCGACAATGCCCGGTTGACCCGCACCCTGTTGGCCGTGCAGGAGCAGGAACGCACCCATTTGGCCCAGACCCTGCACGACGATCTTGGCCAGTACCTGGCGGGGATTCGCGCCCAGGCCTGTCTGCTGCGCCTGGTCGCGAACCAGCCCCAGACCATCGAGCGCACGGTGCGCGAGCTGGAGCACAACTGCGAACACCTGCAGCAGGGCTTTCGCGCCCTGGTCCAGGATCTCTATCCGGTAGTCCTGCAGCACCTGCCGTTGAGCGCGGCCGTGGGCTTGCTGGTGCAGCAGTGGCAGACCCGGCAGGGCATCGATTGCCGGTTGCGGGTCAGCGCCGATCTGCCGCTGCTGTCCGCACCGCACCAGACCCATCTGTATCGGCTGCTGCAAGAAGCCCTGACCAACATTGCCCGTCATGCTGGCGCCAGTCAGGTGCGGGTGCGCCTGCATCATTGCGGCGGACGATTGCGGGTGCTGGTGCGCGATAACGGTCGTGGTGCGCAGCAACCACAGCAACCGGGTGTCGGCCTGTATTCAATGTTCGAACGGGCCCGTTGCCTGGGCGGCGAACTGCGCATCATCAGTCAGCCCGGCGCCGGTTGGGCGCTGGCCTTGAGCATGCCTTTGGAGGTGTCATGA
- the pedF gene encoding cytochrome c-550 PedF, whose translation MTTKRNALLVAGLLAGFISAGSAWAHGNVVPQAVETQGLTPIKDAGVTLDGDGWAAVNPYRTSPEHDKAVAIGSSAYNQNCAACHGLEAKSGGIAPDLRMLDAGDAGDEWFVERVRHGAVRDGRVYMPKMADYLSQEALWAVRTYLDSVHVEE comes from the coding sequence ATGACAACAAAACGCAACGCCTTGCTCGTTGCCGGACTGCTGGCCGGCTTTATCAGTGCAGGTTCGGCCTGGGCCCACGGCAACGTGGTGCCACAAGCCGTCGAGACCCAGGGCCTGACCCCGATCAAGGATGCCGGCGTGACGCTGGATGGCGATGGCTGGGCTGCAGTGAACCCATACCGCACTTCGCCGGAACACGACAAGGCCGTGGCCATCGGTTCATCGGCCTACAACCAGAACTGCGCCGCCTGCCATGGCCTGGAAGCCAAGTCCGGGGGGATTGCCCCCGACCTGCGCATGCTCGACGCCGGCGATGCCGGGGACGAATGGTTCGTCGAGCGCGTGCGCCACGGTGCCGTGCGTGACGGTCGGGTGTACATGCCGAAGATGGCCGACTACCTGAGCCAGGAAGCCCTGTGGGCGGTACGCACCTACCTCGATAGCGTGCACGTCGAGGAGTGA
- a CDS encoding PQQ-dependent catabolism-associated CXXCW motif protein → MLRACHRLLRPPLTALSLCLLLGVAHADSPLFSAQGYRIGLYRSPTPDQAPGASIVDTASLQTLLGQTPPPLLIDVYRRQWLHERFIEDQPHENLPGSHWLANTGDGDLSPAWQAYFARNLQTLTAGDTRRALVFYCRSDCWLSWNAVKRAAALGYQSVYWYRDGLDAWQAANLPVTLAQPEPFP, encoded by the coding sequence ATGCTGCGTGCCTGCCATCGCCTGTTGCGCCCTCCTCTCACTGCCCTGTCGCTGTGCCTGCTGCTGGGCGTGGCCCACGCCGACAGCCCGCTGTTTTCCGCCCAGGGCTACCGCATCGGCCTGTACCGCAGCCCGACGCCCGACCAGGCGCCGGGCGCGAGTATTGTCGATACCGCCAGCCTGCAAACCCTGCTCGGCCAGACACCGCCTCCGCTGCTGATCGACGTCTACCGTCGGCAATGGCTGCATGAGCGTTTCATTGAAGACCAGCCCCACGAGAACCTGCCCGGCAGCCACTGGCTGGCCAACACCGGTGACGGCGATCTGAGCCCTGCCTGGCAGGCCTACTTTGCGCGTAACCTGCAAACATTGACCGCGGGCGATACCCGGCGTGCGCTGGTGTTTTACTGCCGCTCCGATTGCTGGCTGAGCTGGAACGCGGTAAAACGCGCCGCAGCCCTGGGGTATCAGTCGGTGTACTGGTACCGCGACGGCCTGGATGCCTGGCAGGCAGCAAACCTGCCCGTGACCCTGGCCCAACCGGAGCCCTTTCCCTGA
- a CDS encoding ABC transporter permease has translation MNAYWHCLRGIVLREWLRFVLQRTRFLSALVRPLLWLLVFAAGFRAALGIAIIEPYDTYIPYEVYIIPGLACMILLFNGMQGSLSMVYDREMGSMRVLLTSPLPRTFLLCSKLLATALVSLLQVYAFLAIAWLYGVRPPVAGLLLALPALLLVALMLSALGLLLSNGIRQLENFAGVMNFVIFPLFFLSSALYPLWKMRDSSEWLYWLCAVNPFSHAVELVRFALYERFNPLALAVCAVLTLLFGLLAVLTFNPQHAALRKAG, from the coding sequence ATGAACGCCTACTGGCACTGCTTGCGCGGGATCGTGCTGCGCGAATGGCTGCGGTTCGTGCTGCAGCGCACGCGCTTTCTCAGCGCCCTGGTACGCCCGCTGTTGTGGCTGCTGGTGTTTGCCGCCGGCTTTCGGGCGGCGCTGGGCATCGCAATCATCGAGCCCTACGACACCTACATCCCCTACGAGGTCTACATCATCCCCGGTCTTGCCTGCATGATCCTGCTGTTCAACGGCATGCAGGGTTCGCTGTCGATGGTCTACGACCGGGAAATGGGCAGCATGCGCGTACTGCTCACCAGCCCCCTGCCCCGGACCTTCCTGCTGTGCAGCAAGTTGCTGGCGACCGCACTGGTTTCGCTGTTGCAGGTGTATGCCTTCCTGGCGATTGCCTGGCTGTATGGGGTGCGCCCACCGGTGGCGGGCCTGCTGCTCGCCCTGCCGGCGCTGTTGCTGGTGGCCTTGATGCTCAGCGCCCTGGGGTTGCTGCTGTCCAATGGGATCCGCCAGTTGGAGAACTTCGCCGGGGTGATGAATTTCGTGATCTTCCCGCTGTTTTTCCTGTCGTCGGCGCTGTATCCGCTGTGGAAAATGCGCGACTCCAGCGAATGGCTGTACTGGCTGTGTGCGGTCAATCCGTTCAGCCATGCGGTGGAACTGGTGCGGTTTGCCCTGTATGAGCGGTTCAACCCCCTGGCATTGGCGGTGTGCGCCGTGCTGACGCTGCTGTTCGGCCTGCTGGCGGTGCTGACGTTCAACCCGCAGCATGCAGCGTTGCGCAAGGCGGGTTAG
- the exaA gene encoding quinoprotein ethanol dehydrogenase — MTIRSLPALSPLTLAVQAFLLVGGLSLGTTGYAATAPTSTKVSWEDIANDHLTTKDVLQYGMGTNAQRWSPLAQVNDQNVFKLTPAWSYSFGDEKQRGQESQAIVSDGVVYVTGSYSRVFALDAKTGKRLWTYNHRLPDNIRPCCDVVNRGAAIFGDKIYFGTLDARLIALDKNTGKVVWNKKFGDHAAGYTMTGAPVLIKDKTSGKVLLIHGSSGDEFGVVGQLFARDPDTGEEVWMRPFVEGHMGRLNGKDSTPTGDVKAPSWPNDPTTETGKVEAWSHGGGAPWQSASFDPESNTIIVGAGNPGPWNTWARTSKDGNPHDYDSLYTSGQVGVDPSTGEVKWFYQHTPNDAWDFSGNNELVLFDYKDKDGKLVKATGHADRNGFFYVVDRNNGKLQNAFPFVDNITWASHIDLKTGRPVENEGQRPAKPLPGETKGKPVEVSPPFLGGKNWNPMAYSQDTGLFYIPGNQWKEEYWTEEVNYKKGSAYLGMGFRIKRMYDDHVGTLRAMNPTTGKVVWEHKEALPLWAGVLATKGNLVFTGTGDGFFKAFDAKTGKELWKFQTGSGIVSPPITWEQDGEQYIGVTVGYGGAVPLWGGDMAELTKPVAQGGSFWVFKIPSWDNPTAKR, encoded by the coding sequence ATGACAATAAGATCGCTACCCGCCCTTTCCCCCCTGACCCTCGCCGTGCAGGCCTTCTTGCTGGTGGGCGGCCTGTCCCTGGGCACCACCGGGTACGCTGCCACCGCCCCGACCAGCACCAAGGTGAGCTGGGAAGACATTGCCAACGACCACCTGACCACCAAGGACGTGCTGCAATACGGCATGGGCACCAACGCCCAGCGCTGGAGCCCGCTGGCCCAGGTCAACGACCAGAACGTGTTCAAGCTCACCCCGGCCTGGTCCTACTCCTTCGGCGATGAAAAACAGCGCGGCCAGGAATCCCAGGCCATCGTCAGCGACGGCGTGGTGTACGTCACCGGTTCCTACTCCCGGGTCTTTGCCCTCGACGCCAAGACCGGCAAGCGCCTGTGGACCTACAACCATCGCCTGCCGGACAACATTCGTCCGTGCTGCGACGTGGTCAATCGTGGCGCGGCGATTTTCGGCGACAAGATCTACTTCGGCACCCTCGACGCGCGGCTGATCGCCCTCGACAAGAACACCGGCAAAGTCGTATGGAACAAGAAGTTTGGCGACCACGCCGCCGGCTACACGATGACCGGCGCCCCGGTGCTGATCAAGGACAAGACCAGCGGCAAGGTGCTGCTGATCCACGGCAGCTCTGGCGATGAATTCGGCGTGGTCGGCCAACTGTTCGCCCGCGACCCGGACACCGGCGAAGAAGTCTGGATGCGGCCTTTCGTCGAAGGCCACATGGGCCGCCTGAACGGCAAGGACAGCACCCCCACCGGTGACGTCAAGGCACCGTCCTGGCCCAATGACCCGACTACCGAGACCGGCAAGGTCGAGGCCTGGAGCCATGGTGGCGGCGCTCCTTGGCAGAGCGCCAGTTTCGACCCGGAAAGCAACACCATCATCGTCGGCGCTGGCAACCCCGGGCCCTGGAACACCTGGGCGCGTACCTCCAAGGACGGCAACCCGCACGATTACGACAGCCTCTACACCTCAGGCCAGGTCGGGGTCGACCCGAGCACCGGCGAGGTCAAGTGGTTCTACCAGCACACCCCGAACGATGCCTGGGACTTCTCCGGCAACAACGAGCTGGTGCTGTTCGACTACAAGGACAAGGACGGCAAACTGGTCAAGGCCACCGGCCACGCCGACCGCAACGGCTTCTTCTACGTGGTCGACCGCAACAACGGCAAACTGCAGAACGCCTTCCCCTTCGTCGACAACATCACCTGGGCCAGCCACATCGACCTCAAGACCGGACGTCCGGTGGAGAACGAGGGCCAACGCCCGGCCAAGCCCCTGCCAGGGGAAACCAAGGGCAAGCCGGTGGAAGTCTCGCCGCCGTTCCTCGGCGGCAAGAACTGGAACCCCATGGCCTACAGCCAGGACACCGGGCTGTTCTACATCCCGGGCAACCAGTGGAAAGAGGAATACTGGACCGAAGAGGTCAACTACAAGAAGGGCTCGGCCTACCTGGGCATGGGTTTCCGCATCAAGCGCATGTACGACGACCACGTCGGCACCCTGCGCGCCATGAACCCGACCACCGGCAAAGTGGTCTGGGAGCACAAGGAGGCCTTGCCGCTGTGGGCCGGCGTGCTGGCGACCAAGGGCAACCTGGTGTTCACCGGCACCGGCGACGGGTTCTTCAAGGCCTTCGATGCGAAAACCGGCAAGGAGCTGTGGAAGTTCCAGACCGGCAGCGGCATCGTCTCGCCGCCGATCACCTGGGAACAGGATGGCGAGCAGTACATCGGCGTGACCGTCGGTTACGGCGGCGCGGTGCCGTTGTGGGGCGGCGACATGGCGGAGCTGACCAAACCCGTGGCCCAGGGTGGCTCGTTCTGGGTGTTCAAGATCCCGAGCTGGGATAACCCGACCGCCAAACGCTGA
- a CDS encoding ABC transporter substrate-binding protein translates to MRQLAPYALIYLLAIACAAGVASQSQAADPPLPVQIGYLGYRPDPGPLLSNVIGEPTDAGLRGAELAITDSNSTGRFLNQSYHLLSASVVTPQALLDAAKAQHEQGLRLFVVNAPASSLRQLSAALPDSLLFNAGSPDDSLRSTDCLPNVLHSLPSRAMLADALGQLLVQRKWQRALLIVGPTADDQAYAAALRRAAKRFGLQLVAEKAWSFDNDQRRSAQTDMPLFTQTAEYDVVLVADERGDFGEYVPYQTWYPRPVAGTQGLTPVGWHKTVETYGAAQLQKRFEALAGRWMNDRDFAAWMAVRSIASAVSKLRNADPMAIRELQLSDQLPLDGFKGRKLSYRPWNGQLRQPIPIVQPRALVSTSPQEGFLHPFNEMDSLGYDKPEVSCRFP, encoded by the coding sequence ATGCGCCAGCTTGCCCCCTACGCCCTGATCTACCTGCTGGCGATTGCCTGCGCCGCCGGCGTGGCGAGCCAAAGCCAGGCGGCGGACCCACCGTTACCGGTGCAGATCGGCTACCTGGGCTATCGCCCCGACCCGGGTCCGCTGTTGTCCAACGTGATTGGCGAACCGACTGACGCCGGCCTGCGCGGCGCCGAACTGGCGATCACCGACAGCAACAGCACCGGGCGCTTTCTCAACCAGAGCTACCACTTGCTCAGCGCCAGCGTCGTCACCCCGCAAGCCCTGCTGGACGCCGCCAAGGCCCAGCATGAGCAAGGGCTGCGGCTGTTTGTGGTCAACGCCCCGGCGTCCAGCCTGCGCCAGCTGAGCGCGGCATTGCCCGACAGCCTGCTGTTCAATGCCGGGAGTCCGGATGACAGTTTGCGCAGCACCGACTGCCTGCCCAATGTGCTGCACAGTCTGCCGAGCCGGGCGATGCTCGCCGATGCCCTGGGGCAATTGCTGGTGCAACGCAAATGGCAGCGGGCCTTGCTGATCGTCGGCCCGACCGCAGACGACCAGGCTTATGCCGCCGCCCTGCGGCGCGCCGCCAAGCGCTTTGGCCTGCAACTGGTGGCAGAAAAGGCCTGGAGTTTCGACAACGACCAACGCCGCAGCGCCCAGACCGACATGCCGTTGTTCACCCAGACCGCCGAGTATGACGTGGTGCTGGTGGCCGATGAACGCGGCGATTTCGGCGAGTACGTGCCCTACCAGACCTGGTACCCGCGCCCGGTCGCCGGCACCCAGGGCCTGACTCCCGTGGGCTGGCACAAGACCGTGGAAACCTACGGCGCCGCGCAGCTGCAAAAACGCTTCGAGGCCCTGGCCGGGCGCTGGATGAACGACCGCGATTTCGCCGCCTGGATGGCCGTGCGCAGCATCGCCAGTGCGGTGAGCAAACTGCGCAACGCCGACCCCATGGCGATCCGCGAGCTGCAACTCAGCGACCAACTGCCACTGGACGGCTTCAAGGGCCGCAAGCTCAGCTATCGCCCCTGGAATGGCCAGTTACGCCAACCCATCCCCATCGTGCAGCCCCGGGCGCTGGTCAGCACTTCACCCCAGGAAGGTTTCCTGCACCCCTTCAACGAAATGGACAGCCTGGGTTACGACAAGCCCGAGGTCAGTTGCCGCTTTCCCTGA
- a CDS encoding response regulator transcription factor has product MYKILIADDHPLFREAIHNVISDGFPGSEVMETADLDSALALTQSHDDLDLILLDLNMPGMHGLNGLINLRNEAPTIPVVIVSAEQDKQIVLQAITYGAVGFITKSSPRAQMTEAIEQILNGNVYLPPDIIRTQKSSSQRRMNDTPSFPPELLQALTRKQLLVLERMTKGESNKQIAYTLEIAETTVKAHVSAILRKLNVHNRVQAILSAGDIDFGSYLRR; this is encoded by the coding sequence ATGTACAAAATTCTGATTGCCGACGATCACCCACTGTTCCGCGAAGCCATTCATAACGTCATCAGCGATGGTTTTCCCGGCAGCGAGGTGATGGAAACCGCCGACCTGGACAGTGCCCTGGCCCTGACCCAGAGCCATGACGACCTGGACCTGATCCTGCTGGATCTGAACATGCCGGGCATGCACGGCCTCAATGGTCTGATCAACTTGCGCAACGAAGCGCCGACCATCCCGGTGGTAATCGTCTCCGCCGAACAGGACAAGCAGATCGTCCTGCAAGCCATTACCTATGGCGCGGTGGGTTTCATCACCAAGTCCTCGCCCAGGGCGCAGATGACCGAAGCCATCGAGCAGATTCTCAACGGCAACGTGTACCTGCCGCCCGATATCATCCGCACGCAAAAAAGCAGCAGCCAGCGGCGCATGAACGACACCCCGAGTTTCCCGCCGGAACTGCTCCAGGCTTTGACTCGCAAACAGTTGCTGGTACTCGAACGGATGACCAAGGGCGAGTCGAACAAGCAGATTGCCTACACCCTGGAAATCGCCGAGACCACGGTCAAGGCCCACGTCTCGGCCATCCTGCGCAAGCTCAACGTGCACAACCGGGTGCAGGCGATCCTCAGTGCCGGGGACATCGATTTCGGCTCGTACCTGCGCCGCTGA
- a CDS encoding YVTN family beta-propeller repeat protein yields the protein MRRTLLSCALLLAAGHAAASTAWVSNEKDNSLSLIDLQTLQVTDTLPVGQRPRGLLLSHDNKLLYICASDSDRVQVMDVATRKIIKELPSGKDPEQFALHPNNRWLYVSNEDDALVTVIDTETAKVLGQISVGVEPEGMAVSPDGKWAVNTSETTNMLHWIDTSTQTLADSTLVDQRPRFVEFSPDGQQLWASAEIGGTVTILEVASRKVLKTLNFQIKGVHPDKVQPVGVKLSADGKYGFVALGPANHVAVIDARTFAILDYLLVGRRVWQMAFTPDQKQLLATNGVSGDVSVIDVDSLKVIKSVKVGRYPWGVVVTP from the coding sequence ATGCGCCGCACCCTGCTCTCATGCGCCCTGTTGCTCGCCGCCGGGCACGCCGCGGCCAGCACCGCCTGGGTCTCCAACGAGAAGGACAACAGCCTGAGCCTGATCGACCTGCAGACCCTGCAAGTCACCGACACCCTGCCCGTCGGCCAGCGCCCTCGTGGCCTGTTGCTGTCCCACGACAATAAGCTGCTGTACATCTGCGCCAGTGATTCGGACCGGGTCCAGGTGATGGACGTGGCGACCCGCAAGATCATCAAGGAGCTGCCTTCCGGCAAGGACCCCGAGCAGTTCGCCCTGCACCCCAACAACCGCTGGCTGTACGTCTCCAACGAAGACGATGCGCTGGTGACGGTGATCGACACCGAGACCGCCAAGGTACTCGGGCAGATCAGCGTCGGCGTCGAACCCGAAGGCATGGCCGTCAGCCCCGATGGCAAGTGGGCGGTGAACACCAGTGAAACCACCAACATGCTGCACTGGATCGACACCAGTACCCAGACCCTGGCCGACAGCACCCTGGTGGACCAGCGCCCACGATTTGTCGAGTTCTCCCCGGATGGCCAGCAGCTCTGGGCCTCGGCGGAAATCGGCGGCACCGTGACCATTCTCGAGGTGGCCAGCCGCAAGGTGCTCAAGACCCTGAACTTCCAGATCAAGGGCGTGCACCCGGACAAGGTCCAGCCGGTGGGGGTCAAGCTCAGCGCCGACGGCAAGTACGGGTTTGTCGCCCTCGGCCCGGCCAACCATGTGGCGGTGATCGACGCCAGGACCTTTGCAATCCTCGACTACCTGCTGGTGGGACGCCGCGTCTGGCAGATGGCGTTCACCCCGGATCAAAAACAATTGCTGGCCACCAACGGCGTCAGCGGCGATGTCTCGGTGATCGATGTCGACAGCCTCAAGGTCATCAAGTCGGTGAAGGTCGGGCGTTACCCCTGGGGCGTGGTGGTCACGCCATGA
- a CDS encoding ABC transporter ATP-binding protein: MNALDVSDLSFAYGARQALNQVGFSLAPGRFAALLGPNGAGKSTLVALLTRLYDLQRGEIRVGGHSLRDRPRPALKQLGVVFQQSTLDLDLSVEQNLRYHAALHGLSRRQSSQRVDAELARQGLTERRSERVRELNGGHRRRVEIARALLHEPRLLLLDEASVGLDPASRLALNQHLRSLCREQQLSVLWTTHLLDEVSPSDDLLILHQGRLVASGQAADLSLEHGGDLGTAFNRLTTMGATR, encoded by the coding sequence ATGAACGCCCTGGACGTCAGCGACCTGAGCTTCGCCTACGGTGCCCGCCAGGCGCTGAACCAGGTCGGCTTCAGTCTGGCACCAGGGCGTTTTGCCGCGTTGCTGGGGCCCAACGGCGCAGGCAAGTCGACCTTGGTTGCCCTGCTCACCCGACTCTATGACCTGCAGCGCGGCGAGATCCGGGTCGGCGGCCATTCATTGCGCGACCGCCCGCGTCCGGCGCTCAAGCAATTGGGCGTGGTATTTCAGCAAAGCACCCTGGACTTGGACCTCAGCGTCGAACAGAACCTGCGTTACCACGCTGCCCTGCATGGCCTGTCCCGGCGCCAGAGCAGCCAGCGGGTGGACGCCGAACTGGCGCGCCAGGGCCTGACCGAGCGCCGCAGTGAACGGGTGCGCGAACTCAACGGTGGCCACCGTCGCCGGGTGGAGATCGCCCGCGCCCTGCTACACGAACCGCGCCTGTTGCTGCTCGACGAAGCCAGCGTCGGCCTCGACCCGGCCAGCCGCCTGGCCCTCAACCAGCACCTGCGTAGCCTGTGCCGCGAGCAACAGTTGAGCGTGCTGTGGACCACCCACCTGCTGGACGAGGTGTCGCCCAGCGACGACCTGCTGATTCTCCATCAGGGTCGCCTGGTGGCCAGCGGGCAGGCCGCGGACTTGAGCCTGGAACATGGCGGCGACCTCGGCACGGCCTTCAACCGCCTGACCACCATGGGAGCCACCCGATGA